The nucleotide sequence GCGGTTTTATATACTGATATTGTGCATGCCATGTTCGTCCTGTGAATGCCTTTTTGCCGCTGCGATCACATTTGTTTATTTTTCTGCCACTTTATATACTTCACATCGTCATAATTTGAACTCTTCTGCTAAATGAAAGGTCAAAGGCCGCTTTTTGAAAAAAGCTTGGCAAAAGCTTTTCGGTTATGGATTCTTTTGCTTGAAAAACATATGTTATCAACTCGTCATAAATAACCATAAAAGTTTTGGGAAAGGTCTGGAAAACCCTTTTTCAAAAGGGTTTTCCAGTAATGATGCAACAACAGCCTTGCCATTCAAACAGCCTGACTCATTTTAAATGTTCAAGCTGTGACATTGATGAGTATAAACTTGAAGGACTCGCAAAAAGTTCAAATAAGGCGGCGGCGTCATGCCGGACTTGATCCGGCATCTATTATATTCAGTTACTTCTGGATTCCGGCCTACGCCGGAATGACGGGAATCTGACTTTTTGCTACTTTGTCAAACTTTACGATTCTTGGGATTTACTGACTCAGTGTTTTTTTTTTGACAAATATCAGAATAATCTTTAATATTTATCCCACATTATCACACACCATTTATCCACGTTACACCCTGCTGTTCTCACTCCCAAATTCCTTGTTCAAGGAGGTTCACATGAAGAAATCATCTTTTCAAACAGTCTTTAGAATCATGATCATTCTGATGACTGTGCTTTCCCCGTCCCTGCTGCTTGCAGGAGAAATAATCGTCATAGCTAACAAAAATGTACCTGACAGCCAGCTTACGAAGGATGAAGTCAAAGCCATCTTTCTTGGTGAAAAAACCAAATGGAGCAATGATAGCAAAGTTTCTTTCGTTGTCCTTAAAACTCCTGAAGATCAGGAAAAATTCATGAAGGACTATGTGGGGAAATCTCCTTCCCAGTTCAACAATTTCTGGAAACAGCAGGTCTTCACCGGCAAGGGCAAGATGCCTGAAGCATTTGATGATGTTAAGGCTCTTCTTGATTATGTGGCAAAGACAGACGGTGCAATAGCTTATATTTCCAGCGATGCACCGGCTGGCAACGTCAAAAAAGTTGAAGTGAAATAGGAGGTGCCGCATGAAAAAAAATATTCTTGTCCTTATGGCAGCAATTTTTACGATATTGCTATCAGTACCGAACTTATGGGCTTTTGACGCAGGTCAGGTGCAGATACACGGGTTTCTTTCCCAGGGATTTCTTCAGACAGATGAAAATAACTACCTTGCCGAAACCAAGGACGGAACTTTCCAGTTCAATGAATTCGGTATAAATTTTTCCACGGAGCTTACGGATAATCTCCGTGTGGGCGTCCAGTTTTTTGGTCGCGATCTTGGACCTGAGGGTAATGATGAGGTAAAGCTGGACTGGGCTTTCATGGATTACAGATGGAAAGACTGGATGGGCCTCAGAATAGGAAAGATGAAGCTTGATTACGCCCTTTATAATGAAACAAGGGAAATGGATATGCTGAGGACAACCATAATGCTTCCCCAGTCAATATACGCGGAGCTTTGGAGGGACAGTTTCGCAACTATTAAAGGCATGGGGGTATATGGGACTGTTCCGGCTGCCCTGGCAGGAAGTTTTGCTTACAGCGCCCAGATAGGTGTTCTTCCACTCAGCGACGAAGGCGGCTTTGCCGCGGCAATGGAGGATTCTCTCAGCGCATATAAATTGGATGTAACCAAAATGGACAGCGACTATATGTATACCCTTAACCTGACCTGGAACACTCCATTAAAGGGTCTAAGGGCGAAATATTCGTGGTACGAGTTACAGGGGTTCAGTGTTTCCGGAAAAGTATCAGGTCTTATTCCTTATGATTTGAACAGAGATGGCGTGATAAGTCCGGGCGAAGGACTTCCGATCAGTCAGATGAGCTATGACACACCCGTTTTCAGGGGTTATTTTGTCGGTCTTGAATATACTATAGGTGATTTTATTCTTGCAGGAGAATTTACTGACGGAGATTTCAACAGCAGGATAAATCTTGGCTATGGTAACACAGCCAGACCTCCTCTGCCTTCAAGGGGATGGTATGTATCGGGTTCATACAGGTTCAACGAGTTATTCTCGGCTGCC is from Desulforegula conservatrix Mb1Pa and encodes:
- a CDS encoding substrate-binding domain-containing protein, encoding MKKSSFQTVFRIMIILMTVLSPSLLLAGEIIVIANKNVPDSQLTKDEVKAIFLGEKTKWSNDSKVSFVVLKTPEDQEKFMKDYVGKSPSQFNNFWKQQVFTGKGKMPEAFDDVKALLDYVAKTDGAIAYISSDAPAGNVKKVEVK